The Labrus bergylta chromosome 15, fLabBer1.1, whole genome shotgun sequence genome includes a region encoding these proteins:
- the LOC109989653 gene encoding protein eva-1 homolog A isoform X2 has product MNPIINSTSSTNMALISNALAAYTYISDHPERAALFFVCGVCLGLFLTLFALVVQISCRTDCQPRQRPPAKKRARPADSSSDSSDSDSDWDTTSDLSARRHRRFERTLNMNVFTSAEELERAQRLEERERIIREIWMNGQPDIPGTRSLNRYY; this is encoded by the exons ATGAACCCCATCATCAACTCCACCTCGAGCACCAACATGGCCCTCATCAGCAACGCACTGGCAGCCTACACTTACATATCAG ACCACCCAGAGAGGGCCGCACTCTTCTTCGTCTGTGGCGTGTGTCTGGGCCTCTTCCTAACGCTCTTCGCCCTGGTGGTCCAGATCTCCTGTCGCACCGACTGCCAGCCCCGCCAGCGGCCTCCCGCCAAAAAGCGAGCCCGTCCCGCCGACTCGTCCTCGGATTCCAGCGACTCGGACTCGGACTGGGACACCACTTCGGACCTGTCCGCTCGACGGCACCGGCGGTTTGAACGCACGCTGAACATGAACGTGTTCACGTCGgcggaggagctggagagggcGCAGAGGCTGGAGGAAAGGGAGAGGATCATACGAGAGATCTGGATGAACGGGCAGCCAGATATTCCAGGGACACGGAGCCTCAACAGGTATTACTAA